tgtttAGAAAACCTTGAATTGGTAAAAATAcaatttgaccacaaaattgattATTGAACTggatataaataatatatttgagttcgtgatgccATGACaaatatttatcttcaaaaacttttaaaaaccGGGTTCGTGGGCCCGTGATTgacttttctttacttttcgaGTGGGGTTGAAAATTGAttttaatagttaaattatgagtGCTTGAGCATATAGTGATTGATTTGCACATTCCTTTGTCTAGCTTTGCATTGCTCGGAATCGATTTGAGGTTTTAATAAGTGTGGGAATCGAGTACTGGACTTGAaaataaggtaagtctcttgcttaATCTTATAAGAGGAAATTATCCCTGTAGGTattttatttgctatgtgatacaTGCTTtgggtgctacgtatgcacgaggtgacgagcgtcCGTGCATAAGCTAGATTCTTATTTATATCCAGGTTGacttagagggtgtttggattgacttttaagaAATAACTTTTAAGTTAAAAGCCAAAAGCCATAAATTGGCGATATCCAACTTTCGaattttggcttatttttgtacttttaatGCCTAAAAGTAAGcgcttttaagcactttttatcATTGCCAAAcaccacaaaaattataaaagtgCTTAAAAGCTGATAAGaacttaaaataagccaatccaaacgcCCTCTTAGACCTACATCATACCTTAGCTATACTACTTAAATCATTCTTGCATGTTTGATTACTTGAATTTATAACTGAGCTTGAGACTAGAATTTACATATTTGACCGAGCctctttactttatgttttggcGGGATATTTGATTGTTGGTAAAAATTATGATTTCTCTTGTATTCCTATCCTCATATTGTATTTGTGTGATCGGTAGTTCCATGTTTTCTTGACTCGCGCGTATCTTTGCAAGTGGGGCTAGTGGCACGATGAAGGTTTCTCTATTCCGATGAGATTGTTATTCACCTCAGCAGtgttataaaatattattatgggaatatgtcgttcgcctcgacagtattatgagatgcatctaaggattgggtcgtacgacctcgacagtaTTATATAACACTGCTTTTATAAGATTGGGTCGTTCGCCATAGCAAAATTGTGCATTATATTCGTTAGAGTTAGAGTACATATGAGTTTTTCTTACGTGAGATTTGATATTGTACTTGATATTTGTATTCTTTGTTTCCTTCAACACAATTTGTGCTATTTGATGATTTCATAATTATTCTTATGTTGAGAACCATGTTATTTATATTTATCTATTTTGTTGCTACTTGTTGGATTTCATACCTGACTACTTTTATGTACACTGTAATTGGACCACTAGTAACTGTcaatatcgacccctcgtcactacttcttcgaggttagactagatatttaCTAGGTACGCAAcgattacgtactcatactgtACTTCTGCACTAATTATGCAGGTACTGAGACAAGTACATCAGGTGGTCACTCGGGCACGTAGTCGCATTAGTTGGAGACTTATTGGTGAGCTACTTTCCATACTTCGACCGGTAGCGCTCAGAGTCTCATTCCCCCTATGTTTAtcttattttgtctattttttatTCCGAACAGTACCTATAgtaattttgtatattctactagatgttcatgtacttatgacaccgggttttggaaatTTTTTGTAGATGTTCATGATTGTGCCTAATATTTATATCATTTCGATTCATGTTTTGTTCATACTTCGTGacttagtaagaatgaaatatttaaCCATGGTTTCTAAACTTAAGTCCGCTTTAATATTGATATTCTTGATTTTAAAAAAGTGTTATGAAGGGTTGCTTGAGTTGATTGTTTATCTTTTGTTTGCCTAACGTTAGCGTTGGGGTACCATCACAGCCTATGGTGGGAATAAAGTTGtgacaaaatcttccaaatagACATGCATCATCTGATCTACAATGAAGTCTAATTGCTTTAGATAAAGCCCGTAAAGAAGCTGAATGACTTTAAAATTTCTCAGAatatattccattttggcccaaacaaTTGTTAACTATATGCATGTATTGCGATAGACAAGCAACAATAGAAAAGgactgggagcgttatgtataatgaAAAATCTTGTCACATACGATAAAGCcataataccgttagacaactgtTCTTTAGTGgtattatcacaattgactatgtaataTAAAAAGAttatgtcggatccacttacaaaatgCCTGACTAGAGAGACGGTCGAGAGATCATCGAGGGAAATGAGACTATGACCTACCATAAGCTTTCACAGCGGTAAACTGGAGATTCTAAGACCTAGGTTCAAGGATATAAAATAAAGTTATGAATTAccgttcaacattgtcaaataaaattttagatcattctcgtgatgagataaTATTTAGTAATAAGGATAAGGTGTTAAGgcttttaatgatttctaagttgATATGAGATTATGAAATAGTGTATCTATGggattacacgtttaggaatTACCTATGTAAGTCTGAAATGTAAGCCCCTTCAAGGAAATTTCTGTAAGGCTAATTCTCTAGGCACTTACAAAATAAGACAATGCTCATGGGTGAAATGAATAAAACAATGAAAACTAAAGACGGATAAgtattgattgtgtgacttatgttgcaTAGGTATATACCGAAGCTCGACAATTCATAGATGCAAATCTACCGATtaaccgagtatatccgatatacgTTCATTacagaaagttcaaaggaaaataTACTTATCAAGATACGATTACTCCTTGCTGGCGAATCACACACTTCtttcatgcatattttattatataactgTTCCCCATTTATGTGAGGTTTGTTGCATTTTTAGTTGTGGTATGAATAGAAAATAAAGGGCagagaaaggagaaaaataaaaaaggatttATTTTTACTAAGAAACTTTATCCCTCAtcggaaaaaaagaaaaaattcttgTGCTTATATAAAGAAGCACTTTTTCTAGCTTCTAGAGAGTTGAAAAGAAGACAAGCCTcgcgtcgtcgctcgctcgctccaGCTTCGAATTCAGTTTTgtatttgtatttgtatttgtGCTTTGATTTGGATTTAAATTTGGTCAAAAGATCTGTCTAAATGATATAATGTCAGATAGGTTATTAGGATTATGAGCAGAAGACTATGGAGCTATTGCCAGTGAGCCACTTCCCTCGTTCCATATGTTCGGCTCTCTTCACAACTTTGTACATTACCACAAAGATAGCTAACTCTATTATAGACGAAATAAGGAAACATGCAATAATTTGGCACCTTACATATATGTAATTTAGTGTAAAAATACAAGTTGTTTTAGTACAAGCGGAATATGAAGCAACTTTTGCTCTCTTTTGGTCGTCAACTTGTCGGGGAATGAAACGAAGGAACTTAAGTCAATAAGAAACATTGTCTTCCTTCTGCGGCAAGTACCTAAAGATAAGCACAACATGAAAAAGATCAGATTTTATTTTTCACTGAAACAAGAAGGCAAAAGGTGATTAATACAGGAAAAGCGAAAGTTGATCCAGCCAGATTTACATCAAATTAAGGCGCTCAAAACTCTGGTTCAGGTACCAGAACTTTTGAAGTATTTTATAATTGTTCAAATAGTATTGTTATTTCTGCTAATGTCACTACCGAACTTGTGAATGGAAACATTTACCGCTGATGCTTTAGCCAACGGGAAAGTTGATAGAGCTGCACTGACTCATTTGAAACATGGCAAGCCAGAAGCAGATGATTGCGAGGATGTACCATCCATGCAAATCTCATACACAATAAGGAATACACACATAATACTGCACCCAAAGAGACACAAGCAATATCAGAATTCCACAATTTAAGAATGGTCTAAAACTGAGACAATATTTTATGCAAGATCAAAAGCCGAGCACCAGACGTTCTGTTTCCACAGAAAATCGTCTTATTTTGCACCAAAAAGAAAGGACAAACAGACAATTGTTTTAGTAAAATGACACTAATATTCACCTGCAGTCATATTCCCGGATATTGCATCTGCTGGCTTCCTTGAATCCATCATTCCCTAACATATTAGTTCTcataaacttcagagagttgcaCTCGGAAGAAAAATAAGGAACTTTATACATTAGATA
Above is a window of Nicotiana tabacum cultivar K326 chromosome 8, ASM71507v2, whole genome shotgun sequence DNA encoding:
- the LOC107810258 gene encoding mitochondrial pyruvate carrier 1, which produces MAFFRAFWNSPVGPKTTHFWGPMANWGFVIAGMMDSRKPADAISGNMTAVLCVYSLLCMRFAWMVHPRNHLLLACHVSNESVQLYQLSRWLKHQRYLPQKEDNVSY